One region of Nycticebus coucang isolate mNycCou1 chromosome 10, mNycCou1.pri, whole genome shotgun sequence genomic DNA includes:
- the LOC128596456 gene encoding LOW QUALITY PROTEIN: translation initiation factor IF-2 (The sequence of the model RefSeq protein was modified relative to this genomic sequence to represent the inferred CDS: inserted 6 bases in 4 codons; deleted 4 bases in 2 codons; substituted 1 base at 1 genomic stop codon) → MVFMSLPNPIPQWNSGYLRTALPALQVFDQIRPESFYPHYAGSGLXSKPSRGSAPHPAPGPRPAQPRRQPPTPTLGRGLXGTLGLRAVPQQVTLTASPQVRWRPTXGAKQPGPGEGVWPDSAGPXVGGPGSGSPERRLRRPQAPGQREGRSGSSATQKVERRGGFGGSLRPRPRDGAPEWRPHGRPDSKSQRPRAARPPEFSSFSPSSSAPSPRRGPAAPGPVAGXATHRRARAAAIPRAAAAAAQRRPGGAAHPPSLPRAAQPPEHRPGQLRPSPWRMERRRRPHAPPPLPPPPPRVALADPGGRRLSFSARRRCRSGEGSALDPPRPRQGWGKRADLAGARAKRAGRSRARSRGEPEP, encoded by the exons ATGGTGTTTATGAGCCTACCTAATCCGATACCGCAGTGGAATTCCGGATATTTGCGGACAGCTCTCCCGGCTTTGCAAGTGTTTGATCAGATACGTCCTGAATCTTTTTACCCCCACTATGCCGGCTCGGGGCTGTAGAGCAAACCCAGCCGGGGCAGCGCCCCCCACCCCGCGCCCGGCCCaaggccagcccagcccaggaggcagcccccaacccccaccctggGCCGGGGCTT CGGGACACTCGGACTGCGGGCCGTTCCGCAACAGGTCACCCTGACCGCGAGTCCGCAGGTTCGCTGGCGGCCAA CGGGGGCGAAGCAGccagggccaggggagggggtgTGGCCCGACTCGGCCGGTCC GGTCGGCGGGCCCGGCTCGGGCTCACCTGAAAGGAGGCTGAGGCGCCCCCAAGCGCCGGGACAGCGCGAGGGGAGGTCGGGGTCTTCCGCCACCCAGAAGGTAGAG AGGCGAGGCGGATTCGGGGGGTCACTGCGCCCCCGGCCTCGGGACGGTGCCCCTGAGTGGCGACCGCACGGGCGC CCAGACTCCAAGAGCCAGCGACCCAGGGCAGCGCGGCCCCCAGAGTTCTCCTCCTTCAGCCCGAGCTCCTCAGCCCCCTCCCCGCGCCGAGGGCCAGCAGCCCCTGGGCCGGTGGCCG GAGCCACACACCGCAGAGCCCGAGCCGCCGCCATtccccgcgccgccgccgccgcggctcAGCGCCGCCCCGGGGGTGCAGCTCACCCACCTTCCCTCCCCCGCGCCGCCCAGCCGCCGGAGCACCGACCTGGGCAGCTGCGGCCGTCGCCCTGGAGGATGGAAAGACGGCGCCGGCCTCACGCTCCACCGCCACTGCCGCCGCCACCGCCTAGGGTAGCGCTAGCCGACCCAGGCGGCCGGCGTCTCTCATTCAGCGcccgccgccgctgccgctcGGGGGAGGGGAGTGCGCTGGATCCACCCCGTCCGCgccaggggtgggggaagagagcgGACCTGGCGGGGGCGCGCGCCAAGAGGGCGGGGCGGAGCCGAGCGCGCTCGCGCGGAGAGCCAGAGCCGTAG